ACCTCCTCCCTGTAGATGGTGCTGGAGCTGTAGACAGCCAGCTGGCGGAACAGTTCTTTTTTCTCATTGATAGAGACCATCATGGTGATGACCAAGCTGTAGCCGTGTCTGTCACAGAACTCACAAAGCTCCCGCTGTAAGGCTCTTCTTTGGAGAAAAGCCTGCCACAAAACAGTTAATCATACATGCATATGGTGCCAGTCAAATATCACAGACTTCTCACTGACTCCAAACCCACACAGATGGATGGTAGCACTTTCAAAAATACAATAGTATGTTTATGAActtacagaataaaataataatctatCAATGAGTCAAAGTTTAAAGAACAGTCTTCATTAAACCCTGTGCAAGATAAAGTTTGGAAACCCTTTGTGTACAGAGCTATTGCTATGATTTGAATATATGATCACAGTATTAATTTTGTCAGAGGTGATGATCCCTATTCTGTCTCGGGCAAACAGACCATTTAATTTAGTGGAAAATCAACATTGTGAGAGGACACACGTGCCCTTGATCTAAAGCATGCGATATGAGGTCTGAGTCATTTTATTCAAACTATACTTTGtagaaatgttgaaaaaatgtcatagaaaataaactgaaacaaatgaaataataaatgcatcaaAAACGATGATTATCATTTACTGTTGATATGTATTTCTGCTAAAATGCACTGTAAACTGTGCATtggaatgtatttgtttattaatatcacaatttatttgtttagacttttatttttgggaactGTAGcacaaaatgtataattaatatCCTTTGTAAATGCCAAAATAATGAGGCAATCTGACATTCCTGCATTCTGAAACATGTTTGATTTGGCCATGGTCACAGACACTAGTAGGAAATTACACAGGTGTGACCAACATACCGATTTAATCTCTCGAACTAGAGATTAAGCACAACCTGTTCCACGTGAGCAGTACATAACATACCGCTGATGTAAGAATTAATTAACAAGCTCATAGACAGCATGAGAACTCACCTCAAGTGTCATGTATATAATACAAACGGCCAGTTTTAAACCTTCCCCCGATGCCACTTTCAAATCCTTCATCAGCATCTGTTCTGTAGAAAGGCCTGTGACACATGGTTAGGGCATAAATCATAGCTATTAAATTCTTTATTATGCGCACATACATACCAGAAGTCAGTCCGGAAAGCTACGTAAAACACAGCTCCTTCAGTTCTACCTGAAATATCAAACTTGGCATTCTGCAGGGACTGGAAGAGGGCGCCCCTTGGTGGCAGGTCTGGGAAGCGCGATTCCAGAAGGACGGCATACTTGCTGTCCTTGGGTGTGACCTTCCCTGCCTCTGGCGCCATGTTCACACAGTCCGTGATTATGGTGCCTACAGTCACACCACAGAGGTGAAACAGCAGCGGTTACCAATGCTGCCTGCAGGACTGAAATTACACCAGCAGGTAACAGTGGTACCAGTAGTCAGACGAAAGCAGGCATCAAGCAACTCAAGCAGTTAGAATGTCTGTGAAATTTCACTCAGATTTGTTTCTGATGTAGAAGGAACATTTGCTCAGGCCGATTGCAGGACACCAAATGCAGCTGTGTGGCATTTCTCTGAAACTGTTTGCAATGCAATTGTAATAACAATGCATGCAGAATCAATAAGATTGAATGAATGACAGTAAGAATCAGTCCagttcatttataaataaagttcaaGTGAAGTAATTAATGGCTGAATCAACAAATGTctaatccacaaaaaaatagGTAACATATTGAGCACGACAGTACAAATCTAACCTTATCTTTAGAAACTGATTGTGCAAGCATCCCTAAGAGCAGTGTGTACACTGCTGCCATGGCGATTACCGTATAAGAGCTGAGCCACCTGTTGGTCTAGGACTTCAGGGGCCTTCTGCATTATTCGCTCAGTCACTAAGGTGGCACAGGAGCCCACAGTCTCCACGGTAACGAGACAGGAGGGGGAAGGCATTCTTTCCAGCTGGTGATGGTCGATCACCTCCACAACAGCACCCTCCAGGTCACAGTCAGTACTGCGGAGGAAAAGCACACTGATGAAAACTGATCGAGTGCAGCAGCACTGGTGCTTATTTCCAACTGTTAATAAAGCAGAAACGAAATTTGATCAAATGGAAGTGTTAAAGCGTTAATTAAATCTAAAATCTGCTCCAAATCTTCAGCGGCTATTGCTTTACAATAGGGATTCTCCTGAAAGATGTCAGCATTTCAGGGTACAGGGTAAACAAAGGTCAAATTAAGATGAAGATGATATAAAGGACTGCAGTTACTGTGTATAAATTAACTGCTGTTATCAGCAGTAACATTAATGCAATTTTTTGCATGCAGACAAGCATGAAAATGCCATGCCAATGTAATGTAGCACATTTAGAATGTGCTACATTAGGCTTACAGATAAATACATCTGATGTTCAAAGACAACTAGAGAAATCCAAGAGGCAAAATCCCAATTTAGTGCCATAGacaaataatcacattttatgCATACTTAATTcaacataaatgcaaatattaagTAAAGTGAGGTCAAACTATCATAAGAGATATTACCTACTGTGATGCAGTCTTGTGTTTATGTTTAGTAACTTAATTTCATTATATACTAATAGGGGAAGTATTGAGACAAGTCAGAACAATATAGAGGGGCATTCCTGCAGAGAGGggtgattttcttttctgtgacctctgacctgggAAGCGCATTATGGTCCACCAGAGTGAGAGCCAGCTTTCCAGCACGGTGAAGATGATGCAGGTCAACTTCATCTCGGAACACCAGGGCATCCTGGGTAAGGCCGCACTCTCGCAACAGGAAGCCACTGTCTGTGCGCAGGGGAAATTCAGCCCGTGGGATGTTCAGAACTGGGATTGGGGTCTTTTCAGAACCGGACACCTAGAATATGGGGGGTGGCAAATCAGGATTAAAAATCACAAACCTGCCTATGTACCTTTTAGTTTCCACTTATATCTCCTTTAATTCTGTTCACATTTACCCTTGGAACACCTTCAGTATGTAATATTTCATGATGTACAGTTGTGACTGGACCACTCTATTTTGATGAATGAACAGTTGATGCTGACCTCCACCACcagtatatattttaatgcagcACTTGATCATTAATTTTCACTAGACAATAGGAAGATCCACAAATCTTTTCACTATTAAATGAAAGATTTAGCAATATTAAATCACTCAGTTGTTATCCATAAAATCAGGAAATGATGGCATACTGATGTGCTCACTGTAAGGTGTGAATGGATGAAGTCACCTTTGAGAGGAAGTATGCAAAAGTAAGGGAAGACACCATGGAATCCAGGTCACAGGCCTCATTCCCCAGGACAACATGAAGTCCAGGACTACTTTTTGGAGCGCCCTGAAAAAGACTGCTGGTGTTAGGTACAGAAACCCATGAGATTAGGGGCGTGCTATGAATAAGGAGCTAATTGCACTTACAGATTAGTAACCCTTTTGTTCCAAAAATATGTAACAACCATGTTAGCATTCTCCCTTTTTGGAAGGCAGATCTGGGAAACCCCACAGGCTATTGGTAGCCTGAATGTGCTATGACAGAAGATGCTAATAACTGACAATCAGACACCCGCGTTTCCTCAGACCCTCCTAGATCCATGTCATGTCACCTCAGATCAAGAGCAGGGCCCGGTAGACTGGAACATGGAGCAGGGCGGCTATGACTGT
This window of the Anguilla anguilla isolate fAngAng1 chromosome 1, fAngAng1.pri, whole genome shotgun sequence genome carries:
- the prune gene encoding exopolyphosphatase PRUNE1, which gives rise to MECFLRSCQFVLKGAPKSSPGLHVVLGNEACDLDSMVSSLTFAYFLSKVSGSEKTPIPVLNIPRAEFPLRTDSGFLLRECGLTQDALVFRDEVDLHHLHRAGKLALTLVDHNALPSTDCDLEGAVVEVIDHHQLERMPSPSCLVTVETVGSCATLVTERIMQKAPEVLDQQVAQLLYGTIITDCVNMAPEAGKVTPKDSKYAVLLESRFPDLPPRGALFQSLQNAKFDISGLSTEQMLMKDLKVASGEGLKLAVCIIYMTLEAFLQRRALQRELCEFCDRHGYSLVITMMVSINEKKELFRQLAVYSSSTIYREEMSRALEKAHSPCLNLSPMCSPCAEVKAYLQGNALASRKEMMPVIRDCLKDWGRRSVHCSNPEDLGELEEQFGSSCGPVTDDESRARPGTASRRYRLFAEESGMEEDSLVPPTPMNSLVEGCPLDRGLPRVSAEAVLERFREVTDEARTEDRPPRGQ